One region of Culex pipiens pallens isolate TS chromosome 2, TS_CPP_V2, whole genome shotgun sequence genomic DNA includes:
- the LOC120429840 gene encoding serine/threonine-protein kinase MARK2-like isoform X1 produces MEPNLAIQAVARPKTPIYQRFTAALQSDPRCSQEVALGRRIGLYRFCGDIGRGNFSRVKLAVHQLTKDKVAIKVVDTSRLDAKALRMLSREVTTLESVFHPFILRLFEVIETLGKIHLISEWVQGGELYNRIAEEGPLEEYHAAVIFHQLLLAVKHLHNLGYVHRDIKAENVLMVSDDRVKLADFGFSTQLINGPWQHLDTFCGSPPYAAPELFSDDHYIGGPVDIWALGVLVYFMLHAKMPFKASTVPLLRTAVLRGEFEISSTLSLPCCRVIQRILVMAPSRRPTIEQLLKCQWFEYAETFKNVTNRKTDSSMNPKMLNEDDNTSEVPKTRRKYFWIFSTRGQRRQYSPAKSSSRRNNSAANQNETNEPSLRTIKCCTKRAGSVLEDNFLHPIEIELSCTNHLKKSCFSNDNSNNNTYSQKDSNRNRRFSISRLVKKRISPLDFANKQENSDETSTGDFRDHLQRIIDEEHGKHVMYPTATLNIMHPLEHETRKILESLGITSEMIDKSVINGPRSDIIGIYRIMIHRLQREQTVFKNTNGGLNIDQKFDYQRKKGAHRSSSAVQGKDNWQEKGNNNHLTCAIL; encoded by the exons A tggaACCGAACCTGGCAATTCAAGCTGTTGCACGTCCAAAAACACCTATTTACCAAAGGTTTACCGCTGCCCTGCAGAGTGATCCAAGATGCTCACAAGAG GTGGCACTCGGACGGAGGATAGGACTTTATCGGTTTTGTGGAGACATCGGAAGAGGTAATTTTTCACGTGTCAAACTTGCCGTTCATCAATTAACCAAAG ATAAAGTTGCAATTAAAGTAGTTGATACCAGTCGCTTAGATGCTAAAGCGCTTCGAATGCTTTCAAGGGAAGTTACAACGCTAGAATCAGTATTTCACCCTTTTATACTCAG ACTATTCGAAGTTATTGAAACTCTCGGAAAGATACATCTTATAAGTGAGTGGGTACAGGGTGGAGAACTATATAACAGAATTGCTGAAGAAGGACCGTTGGAAGAGTATCATGCTGCAGTAATATTCCATCAATTATTACTGGCTGTGAAACATCTA CATAATTTGGGATATGTTCACCGTGATATAAAGGCAGAAAATGTCCTTATGGTTAGCGATGATCGAGTCAAATTAGCTGATTTTGGTTTCAGTACTCAGCTCATCAACGGTCCATGGCAACATTTGGATACATTCTGTGGTTCACCACCATATGCCGCTCCCGAGCTGTTTAGTGACGACCATTACATAGGTGGTCCA gTTGACATCTGGGCATTAGGTGTTTTGGTATATTTTATGCTTCACGCAAAAATGCCATTTAAAGCGTCAACTGTGCCGTTACTCCGAACAGCCGTTCTAAGAGGAGAGTTTGAAATTTCTTCTACCTTAAGCCTTCCTTGCTGTAGAGTAATAC AACGCATCTTAGTAATGGCACCTTCCCGTCGACCAACAATCGAACAGCTACTGAAATGCCAATGGTTTGAGTATGcagaaacattcaaaaatgttaccAATAGAAAAACAGATTCAAGTATGAATCCCAAAATGTTAAACGAGGATGATAATACAAGTGAAGTTCCTAAGACGCGTAGaaagtatttttggattttttctacTAGAGGCCAACGTCGACAATATTCTCCAGCTAAATCATCCAGTCGCAGAAATAATAGTGCTGCCaatcaaaatgaaacaaatgaaccATCGTTACGCACTATTAAATGTTGCACCAAACGCGCAGGTAGTGTTTTAGAAGACAACTTTTTACATCCAATAGAGATAGAATTATCTTGCACAAACcaccttaaaaaatcatgtttttccaATGATAACTCGAATAATAATACCTATAGCCAAAAAGACAGCAATAGAAATCGTAGGTTTTCCATTAGTCGTTTAGTAAAAAAGAGAATTAGTCCACTAGATTTTGCAAACAAACAAGAAAACAGTGATGAAACATCGACCGGAGATTTCAGAGACCACCTGCAACGAATAATTGATGAAGAACATGGAAAACATGTCATGTATCCTACCGCTACGCTTAATATAATGCATCCTCTTGAACATGAAACTCGCAAAATATTAGAAAGTCTTGGAATAACTTCAGAAATGATTGACAAATCAGTCATTAACGGTCCACGCAGTGATATTATAGGAATATATCGAATAATGATCCACAGGCTACAGCGAGAACAgacagttttcaaaaatacaaatggaGGATTAAATATTGATCAAAAATTTGACTATCAAAGGAAAAAAGGTGCACACCGATCATCAAGTGCAGTTCAAGGAAAAGATAATTGGCAAGAAAAGGGAAATAATAATCATTTAACGTGTGCCATACTTTGA
- the LOC120429840 gene encoding serine/threonine-protein kinase NIM1-like isoform X3, with product MEPNLAIQAVARPKTPIYQRFTAALQSDPRCSQEVALGRRIGLYRFCGDIGRGNFSRVKLAVHQLTKDKVAIKVVDTSRLDAKALRMLSREVTTLESVFHPFILRLFEVIETLGKIHLISEWVQGGELYNRIAEEGPLEEYHAAVIFHQLLLAVKHLHNLGYVHRDIKAENVLMVSDDRVKLADFGFSTQLINGPWQHLDTFCGSPPYAAPELFSDDHYIGGPVDIWALGVLVYFMLHAKMPFKASTVPLLRTAVLRGEFEISSTLSLPCCRVIP from the exons A tggaACCGAACCTGGCAATTCAAGCTGTTGCACGTCCAAAAACACCTATTTACCAAAGGTTTACCGCTGCCCTGCAGAGTGATCCAAGATGCTCACAAGAG GTGGCACTCGGACGGAGGATAGGACTTTATCGGTTTTGTGGAGACATCGGAAGAGGTAATTTTTCACGTGTCAAACTTGCCGTTCATCAATTAACCAAAG ATAAAGTTGCAATTAAAGTAGTTGATACCAGTCGCTTAGATGCTAAAGCGCTTCGAATGCTTTCAAGGGAAGTTACAACGCTAGAATCAGTATTTCACCCTTTTATACTCAG ACTATTCGAAGTTATTGAAACTCTCGGAAAGATACATCTTATAAGTGAGTGGGTACAGGGTGGAGAACTATATAACAGAATTGCTGAAGAAGGACCGTTGGAAGAGTATCATGCTGCAGTAATATTCCATCAATTATTACTGGCTGTGAAACATCTA CATAATTTGGGATATGTTCACCGTGATATAAAGGCAGAAAATGTCCTTATGGTTAGCGATGATCGAGTCAAATTAGCTGATTTTGGTTTCAGTACTCAGCTCATCAACGGTCCATGGCAACATTTGGATACATTCTGTGGTTCACCACCATATGCCGCTCCCGAGCTGTTTAGTGACGACCATTACATAGGTGGTCCA gTTGACATCTGGGCATTAGGTGTTTTGGTATATTTTATGCTTCACGCAAAAATGCCATTTAAAGCGTCAACTGTGCCGTTACTCCGAACAGCCGTTCTAAGAGGAGAGTTTGAAATTTCTTCTACCTTAAGCCTTCCTTGCTGTAGAGTAATAC CGTAA
- the LOC120429844 gene encoding acidic leucine-rich nuclear phosphoprotein 32 family member B-like — translation MSSDNQKSEVEVENVAAADEKAETKEIKGVKRPADEKTTESKKVKKDENGAGEEEEDVDDEGEEVEGEDEEYDLPYGEEEDIEAEDEEEEEGDEVDGEEEDEDA, via the exons ATGAGTTCGGATAACCAAAAAAGTGAAGTCGAGGTTGAGAATGTTGCCGCCGCCGACGAGAAAGCAGAGACCAAGGAAATCAAGGGAGTTAAGCGGCCCGCTGAT GAAAAAACCACAGAATCCAAAAAGGTGAAGAAGGATGAAAATGGCGcgggagaagaagaagaagacgttGATGATGAAGGCGAGGAAGTGGAAGGAGAAGATGAAGAGTACGACCTTCCCTATGGTGAAGAGGAGGATATAGAAGCTGAAG atgaagaggaagaagaagggGATGAAGTTGATGGAGAAGAGGAGGATGAAGACGCGTAA
- the LOC120429840 gene encoding serine/threonine-protein kinase MARK2-like isoform X2 encodes MVSDDRVKLADFGFSTQLINGPWQHLDTFCGSPPYAAPELFSDDHYIGGPVDIWALGVLVYFMLHAKMPFKASTVPLLRTAVLRGEFEISSTLSLPCCRVIQRILVMAPSRRPTIEQLLKCQWFEYAETFKNVTNRKTDSSMNPKMLNEDDNTSEVPKTRRKYFWIFSTRGQRRQYSPAKSSSRRNNSAANQNETNEPSLRTIKCCTKRAGSVLEDNFLHPIEIELSCTNHLKKSCFSNDNSNNNTYSQKDSNRNRRFSISRLVKKRISPLDFANKQENSDETSTGDFRDHLQRIIDEEHGKHVMYPTATLNIMHPLEHETRKILESLGITSEMIDKSVINGPRSDIIGIYRIMIHRLQREQTVFKNTNGGLNIDQKFDYQRKKGAHRSSSAVQGKDNWQEKGNNNHLTCAIL; translated from the exons ATGGTTAGCGATGATCGAGTCAAATTAGCTGATTTTGGTTTCAGTACTCAGCTCATCAACGGTCCATGGCAACATTTGGATACATTCTGTGGTTCACCACCATATGCCGCTCCCGAGCTGTTTAGTGACGACCATTACATAGGTGGTCCA gTTGACATCTGGGCATTAGGTGTTTTGGTATATTTTATGCTTCACGCAAAAATGCCATTTAAAGCGTCAACTGTGCCGTTACTCCGAACAGCCGTTCTAAGAGGAGAGTTTGAAATTTCTTCTACCTTAAGCCTTCCTTGCTGTAGAGTAATAC AACGCATCTTAGTAATGGCACCTTCCCGTCGACCAACAATCGAACAGCTACTGAAATGCCAATGGTTTGAGTATGcagaaacattcaaaaatgttaccAATAGAAAAACAGATTCAAGTATGAATCCCAAAATGTTAAACGAGGATGATAATACAAGTGAAGTTCCTAAGACGCGTAGaaagtatttttggattttttctacTAGAGGCCAACGTCGACAATATTCTCCAGCTAAATCATCCAGTCGCAGAAATAATAGTGCTGCCaatcaaaatgaaacaaatgaaccATCGTTACGCACTATTAAATGTTGCACCAAACGCGCAGGTAGTGTTTTAGAAGACAACTTTTTACATCCAATAGAGATAGAATTATCTTGCACAAACcaccttaaaaaatcatgtttttccaATGATAACTCGAATAATAATACCTATAGCCAAAAAGACAGCAATAGAAATCGTAGGTTTTCCATTAGTCGTTTAGTAAAAAAGAGAATTAGTCCACTAGATTTTGCAAACAAACAAGAAAACAGTGATGAAACATCGACCGGAGATTTCAGAGACCACCTGCAACGAATAATTGATGAAGAACATGGAAAACATGTCATGTATCCTACCGCTACGCTTAATATAATGCATCCTCTTGAACATGAAACTCGCAAAATATTAGAAAGTCTTGGAATAACTTCAGAAATGATTGACAAATCAGTCATTAACGGTCCACGCAGTGATATTATAGGAATATATCGAATAATGATCCACAGGCTACAGCGAGAACAgacagttttcaaaaatacaaatggaGGATTAAATATTGATCAAAAATTTGACTATCAAAGGAAAAAAGGTGCACACCGATCATCAAGTGCAGTTCAAGGAAAAGATAATTGGCAAGAAAAGGGAAATAATAATCATTTAACGTGTGCCATACTTTGA
- the LOC120429842 gene encoding protein spaetzle 4 isoform X1, translating into MKSQPRNDLGLIHPLVLITIIPVLTSGGYGYDSASSCDPNASRKGRSAQLLQSIPCDLSVQAYCNLPGSAYPWHAVRRFVHENQGLMRRMYGDVRHISILQAEIDNNDIDIEDIHRTAERYSRKKAGKKMKHVHSTQFEYVREKNNDVITEPHFRPTQKSSAFKSKLKTSSTTNPTIINANMESTTLSTIRPDFLNISQPTTEIGQEKKDQHKNSNTTTKVEGEKIDIEKLSTIANLETNIELVENVSTTTVKTIDYTIGVTGSSAIPVAKEAEEEINAQTSIDASTISTTTTDGEEKIQPQEHNIPEISTDKLDDKSNQIEQNKTEVNASKSPEGLLFQDAAQKDPPTINMRGVNACPVKEEVVAPFWANNTRGEVLALLNLYPFEQYVHWEKCSYEFKQMYCREGCRCEQQYRLHRLLAYDPHNECRGIFSDWFRFPSCCICKCYDLPYDFRVTSRSPRTIARETIQYAEDELQNAIYGHATDDWYRPKDDDHI; encoded by the exons ATGAAAAGTCAGCCTCGTAACGATTTG GGCCTGATTCACCCATTAGTTCTAATTACTATTATACCTGTGTTGACTTCTGGTGGTTATGGGTACGACTCAGCTTCATCATGTGATCCAAATGCTTCTCGGAAAGGAAGGTCCGCACAATTACTACAATCCATTCCTTGCGATCTAAGCGTACAGGCATATTGTAATCTACCAGGATCTGCGTATCCATGGCATGCAGTAAGGAGATTCGTTCATGAAAATCAAGGATTGATGCGTAGAATGTATGGAGATGTGCGACACATATCAATTTTACAAGCAGAAATCGACAATAACGATATCGACATTGAAGATATTCATCGAACTGCAGAGAGATATTCAAGGAAAAAGGCTGGCAAAAAGATGAAACACGTGCATTCAACACAGTTTGAATACGTAAGGGAAAAAAATAACGATGTAATAACTGAACCCCATTTCAGACCCACTCAGAAAAGCTCAGCTTTTaagtcaaaattgaaaacatcCTCAACTACAAATCCAACCATAATCAACGCTAATATGGAATCAACAACTTTGAGCACCATAAGaccagattttttgaacatctctCAACCTACCACAGAAAttggtcaagaaaaaaaagatcaacATAAAAATAGCAACACCACCACTAAAGTTGAAGGAGAAAAGATCGACATTGAAAAGTTATCTACAATTGCGAATCTGGAGACAAATATAGAGTTGGTTGAAAATGTTTCTACCACAACAGTCAAAACTATTGATTACACCATCGGCGTAACAGGCAGCTCGGCAATCCCGGTAGCAAAAGAAGCTGAAGAAGAAATCAATGCACAAACCAGCATTGATGCAAGTACAATATCGACAACTACAACCGATGGTGAGGAAAAGATACAGCCACAAGAACATAACATCCCCGAGATTTCCACGGACAAATTAGATGATAAATCTAATCaaatagagcaaaataaaacagAAGTTAACGCTTCTAAATCTCCAGAAGGGCTGCTTTTCCAAGATGCTGCACAAAAAGATCCACCGACAATAAACATGCGAGGAGT GAACGCATGTCCTGTTAAAGAAGAAGTCGTCGCTCCCTTCTGGGCAAACAACACAAGAGGTGAAGTGTTGGCTTTACTAAATCTGTATCCATTTGAACAATATGTTCATTGGGAAAAGTGTTCTTATGAGTTCAAACAAATGTACTGCCGAGAAGGATGTCGCTGTGAGCAACAGTATAGATTACACCGTTTGCTGGCTTATGATCCCCACAATGAATGCCGAGGAATATTTTCAGATTGGTTTAGGTTTCCTTCATGTTGCATTTGTAAATGCTACGATCTGCCGTATGATTTTCGCGTAACTTCGCGAAGCCCGAGAACAATAGCAAGAGAGACAATACAGTATGCAGAAGATGAATTGCAAAAtgcaatttacggtcatgctaCTGATGATTGGTATCGACCGAAAGACGATGATCATATCTGA
- the LOC120429842 gene encoding protein spaetzle 4 isoform X2 — MKSQPRNDLGLIHPLVLITIIPVLTSGGYGYDSASSCDPNASRKGRSAQLLQSIPCDLSVQAYCNLPGSAYPWHAVRRFVHENQGLMRRMYGDVRHISILQAEIDNNDIDIEDIHRTAERYSRKKAGKKMKHVHSTQPTQKSSAFKSKLKTSSTTNPTIINANMESTTLSTIRPDFLNISQPTTEIGQEKKDQHKNSNTTTKVEGEKIDIEKLSTIANLETNIELVENVSTTTVKTIDYTIGVTGSSAIPVAKEAEEEINAQTSIDASTISTTTTDGEEKIQPQEHNIPEISTDKLDDKSNQIEQNKTEVNASKSPEGLLFQDAAQKDPPTINMRGVNACPVKEEVVAPFWANNTRGEVLALLNLYPFEQYVHWEKCSYEFKQMYCREGCRCEQQYRLHRLLAYDPHNECRGIFSDWFRFPSCCICKCYDLPYDFRVTSRSPRTIARETIQYAEDELQNAIYGHATDDWYRPKDDDHI, encoded by the exons ATGAAAAGTCAGCCTCGTAACGATTTG GGCCTGATTCACCCATTAGTTCTAATTACTATTATACCTGTGTTGACTTCTGGTGGTTATGGGTACGACTCAGCTTCATCATGTGATCCAAATGCTTCTCGGAAAGGAAGGTCCGCACAATTACTACAATCCATTCCTTGCGATCTAAGCGTACAGGCATATTGTAATCTACCAGGATCTGCGTATCCATGGCATGCAGTAAGGAGATTCGTTCATGAAAATCAAGGATTGATGCGTAGAATGTATGGAGATGTGCGACACATATCAATTTTACAAGCAGAAATCGACAATAACGATATCGACATTGAAGATATTCATCGAACTGCAGAGAGATATTCAAGGAAAAAGGCTGGCAAAAAGATGAAACACGTGCATTCAACACA ACCCACTCAGAAAAGCTCAGCTTTTaagtcaaaattgaaaacatcCTCAACTACAAATCCAACCATAATCAACGCTAATATGGAATCAACAACTTTGAGCACCATAAGaccagattttttgaacatctctCAACCTACCACAGAAAttggtcaagaaaaaaaagatcaacATAAAAATAGCAACACCACCACTAAAGTTGAAGGAGAAAAGATCGACATTGAAAAGTTATCTACAATTGCGAATCTGGAGACAAATATAGAGTTGGTTGAAAATGTTTCTACCACAACAGTCAAAACTATTGATTACACCATCGGCGTAACAGGCAGCTCGGCAATCCCGGTAGCAAAAGAAGCTGAAGAAGAAATCAATGCACAAACCAGCATTGATGCAAGTACAATATCGACAACTACAACCGATGGTGAGGAAAAGATACAGCCACAAGAACATAACATCCCCGAGATTTCCACGGACAAATTAGATGATAAATCTAATCaaatagagcaaaataaaacagAAGTTAACGCTTCTAAATCTCCAGAAGGGCTGCTTTTCCAAGATGCTGCACAAAAAGATCCACCGACAATAAACATGCGAGGAGT GAACGCATGTCCTGTTAAAGAAGAAGTCGTCGCTCCCTTCTGGGCAAACAACACAAGAGGTGAAGTGTTGGCTTTACTAAATCTGTATCCATTTGAACAATATGTTCATTGGGAAAAGTGTTCTTATGAGTTCAAACAAATGTACTGCCGAGAAGGATGTCGCTGTGAGCAACAGTATAGATTACACCGTTTGCTGGCTTATGATCCCCACAATGAATGCCGAGGAATATTTTCAGATTGGTTTAGGTTTCCTTCATGTTGCATTTGTAAATGCTACGATCTGCCGTATGATTTTCGCGTAACTTCGCGAAGCCCGAGAACAATAGCAAGAGAGACAATACAGTATGCAGAAGATGAATTGCAAAAtgcaatttacggtcatgctaCTGATGATTGGTATCGACCGAAAGACGATGATCATATCTGA
- the LOC120429840 gene encoding serine/threonine-protein kinase NIM1-like isoform X4, producing MEPNLAIQAVARPKTPIYQRFTAALQSDPRCSQEVALGRRIGLYRFCGDIGRGNFSRVKLAVHQLTKDKVAIKVVDTSRLDAKALRMLSREVTTLESVFHPFILS from the exons A tggaACCGAACCTGGCAATTCAAGCTGTTGCACGTCCAAAAACACCTATTTACCAAAGGTTTACCGCTGCCCTGCAGAGTGATCCAAGATGCTCACAAGAG GTGGCACTCGGACGGAGGATAGGACTTTATCGGTTTTGTGGAGACATCGGAAGAGGTAATTTTTCACGTGTCAAACTTGCCGTTCATCAATTAACCAAAG ATAAAGTTGCAATTAAAGTAGTTGATACCAGTCGCTTAGATGCTAAAGCGCTTCGAATGCTTTCAAGGGAAGTTACAACGCTAGAATCAGTATTTCACCCTTTTATACTCAG CTGA
- the LOC120429843 gene encoding protein FAM151B isoform X2, protein MASTSDIFTSGKLSMQDYVNSSKLTDVTWAHAVNNKDYLVNVLNGNTNFIEADILIGHLENGNPQEKIPIMAHPPATQSNLSLKEFLEKCLQFNQQAKKADVKGIKLDFKSIEALESSIDLIKTLYDTVEYPTWINADILAGPVNNTSTIPVDHDRFFKCAKQLGPVVLSIGWTTKWDQHSTEGFYSETNIQCMIDTIKSNKIDMLGAPITFPIRAGIAANSFTQLKKLYEALKTTNDVTFTIWSSSDDAVDVEKLRNFMYEIGTDHIYVDVPDELKARLNIITTEV, encoded by the exons ATGGCGTCAACAAGCGATATTTTTACCTCAGGGAAATTATCAATGCAGGATTATGTAAATAGCTCAAAATTGACTGATGTTACATGGGCACATGCGGTGAACAACAAAGATTACCTCGTAAATGTGCTAAATG ggaatacaaattttatagaAGCTGATATTCTTATTGGACATTTAGAAAACGGGAATCCTCAAGAGAAAATTCCGATTATGGCTCATCCGCCAGCCACACAGTCAAATCTATCTTTGAAAGAATTTCTGGAAAAATGTCTCCAATTTAATCAACAGGCAAAAAAAGCTGATGTAAAAGGAATAAAATTGGACTTCAAATCAATTGAAGCTTTAGAAAGTTCGATTGACTTGATTAAAACATTGTACGATACGGTAGAATACCCTACTTGGATAAATGCAGATATATTGGCCGGCCCAGTTAACAACACGTCAACGATTCCAGTGGACCATgatagatttttcaagtgtgcAAAACAACTTGGGCCTGTTGTATTATCCATTGGATGGACTACTAAGTGGGACCAGCATTCTACCGAAGGATTTTATTCGGAAACGAACATTCAGTGCATGATCGATACCATCAAGTCAAATAAAATAGATATGCTAGGCGCACCTATTACATTCCCGATCCGTGCTGGAATAGCAGCAAATAGTTTTACGCAGCTAAAAAAGCTTTACGAAGCATTAAAAACGACTAATGATGTAACATTTACGATTTGGTCCAGTTCGGATGATGCTGTTGATGTGGAAAAACTTCGAAATTTCATGTATGAAATTGGAACTGATCATATTTATGTAGATGTGCCAGATGAACTGAAAGCGCgtttaaatattattacaaCAGAGGTTTGA
- the LOC120429845 gene encoding uncharacterized protein LOC120429845, with product MGLPDLPEQTENEENFCMEQDNIINLEITSEDSDNESTEENEYMGYQPLSIHDLNEDSHDESRVNEMTVDRSERSISSNVLYNNQEFLNLDVWNTPRPEALSIEIDQSKVAQIKDVMANFKLPVTSVPDWAIGVPEEQWKEDLLERIRQRQKPDIQNDEENSTAAVDKQC from the exons ATGGGATTGCCCGATTTGCCCGAACAAacagaaaatgaagaaaacttttgtatggagcaggacaatataataaatttggaaataacgTCCGAAGACAGTGATAATGAGTCGACAGAAGAAAATGAATATATGGGATATCAGCCATTAAGCATACATGACTTGAATGAAGACTCACACGATGAATCTCGTGTAAATGAAATGACGGTGGATCGATCAGAAAGATCAATTTCTAGTAATGTGTTATATAACAATCAAGAGTTTCTCAATTTAGATGTTTGGAACACTCCTAGACCAGAAGCTCTTAGTATTGAAATAGATCAATCAAAAGTAGCTCAG ATAAAAGATGTCATGGCTAATTTTAAGCTTCCAGTAACATCAGTTCCGGATTGGGCAATTGGAGTTCCAGAAGAACAATGGAAAGAAGATTTACTTGAACGTATTAGGCAGAGACAGAAGCCAGACATACAAAATGATGAAGAAAATTCCACTGCAGCTGTTGATAAACAATGTTAA
- the LOC120429843 gene encoding protein FAM151B isoform X1: MVFFLSLLFLLISTGKLSMQDYVNSSKLTDVTWAHAVNNKDYLVNVLNGNTNFIEADILIGHLENGNPQEKIPIMAHPPATQSNLSLKEFLEKCLQFNQQAKKADVKGIKLDFKSIEALESSIDLIKTLYDTVEYPTWINADILAGPVNNTSTIPVDHDRFFKCAKQLGPVVLSIGWTTKWDQHSTEGFYSETNIQCMIDTIKSNKIDMLGAPITFPIRAGIAANSFTQLKKLYEALKTTNDVTFTIWSSSDDAVDVEKLRNFMYEIGTDHIYVDVPDELKARLNIITTEV; encoded by the exons ATGGTATTTTTTCTTAGCCTATTGTTTCTCCTAATTTCAACTG GGAAATTATCAATGCAGGATTATGTAAATAGCTCAAAATTGACTGATGTTACATGGGCACATGCGGTGAACAACAAAGATTACCTCGTAAATGTGCTAAATG ggaatacaaattttatagaAGCTGATATTCTTATTGGACATTTAGAAAACGGGAATCCTCAAGAGAAAATTCCGATTATGGCTCATCCGCCAGCCACACAGTCAAATCTATCTTTGAAAGAATTTCTGGAAAAATGTCTCCAATTTAATCAACAGGCAAAAAAAGCTGATGTAAAAGGAATAAAATTGGACTTCAAATCAATTGAAGCTTTAGAAAGTTCGATTGACTTGATTAAAACATTGTACGATACGGTAGAATACCCTACTTGGATAAATGCAGATATATTGGCCGGCCCAGTTAACAACACGTCAACGATTCCAGTGGACCATgatagatttttcaagtgtgcAAAACAACTTGGGCCTGTTGTATTATCCATTGGATGGACTACTAAGTGGGACCAGCATTCTACCGAAGGATTTTATTCGGAAACGAACATTCAGTGCATGATCGATACCATCAAGTCAAATAAAATAGATATGCTAGGCGCACCTATTACATTCCCGATCCGTGCTGGAATAGCAGCAAATAGTTTTACGCAGCTAAAAAAGCTTTACGAAGCATTAAAAACGACTAATGATGTAACATTTACGATTTGGTCCAGTTCGGATGATGCTGTTGATGTGGAAAAACTTCGAAATTTCATGTATGAAATTGGAACTGATCATATTTATGTAGATGTGCCAGATGAACTGAAAGCGCgtttaaatattattacaaCAGAGGTTTGA